Proteins encoded by one window of Ostrinia nubilalis chromosome 23, ilOstNubi1.1, whole genome shotgun sequence:
- the LOC135083452 gene encoding probable salivary secreted peptide, translated as MRALTILSIFCLIAAYNCQSHDLALGQATYGDVVIYKVNEYKYGFPLMVRKSDIEYPEAGQTNFAYIRAIFIKDNVRDGTGGYPTVSAGGVGQRFAKIKLKSQRGYGFNFTVTIYGRY; from the coding sequence ATGCGTGCCTTAACAATCCTGTCGATTTTCTGCCTCATCGCTGCCTACAACTGCCAGAGCCACGACCTGGCTCTAGGCCAAGCAACGTACGGAGATGTCGTGATATACAAAGTGAACGAATACAAATACGGATTCCCTTTGATGGTCAGGAAAAGCGACATTGAATACCCAGAGGCGGGACAAACCAACTTTGCTTACATCAGAGCTATCTTCATAAAGGACAACGTGAGAGACGGCACCGGGGGATACCCTACCGTGTCAGCTGGAGGCGTAGGACAAAGATTTGCCAAGATCAAGCTGAAGAGTCAAAGAGGCTACGGCTTCAACTTCACAGTGACCATCTACGGACGATACTGA